In one Poecilia reticulata strain Guanapo linkage group LG8, Guppy_female_1.0+MT, whole genome shotgun sequence genomic region, the following are encoded:
- the arhgap23a gene encoding rho GTPase-activating protein 23 isoform X11: MGQNQLDNWSCWPGSSSPSSPLDNRSGVASPASWQEGRAGEPGGVGHSSPSHRTEEIQYGMTSQQPQGQTRRRSYSSSSSSGGLLSSPLQVHYPNHQSAGXQAQPRKSSTAWTSPPMAPVRNSRSDRCQQALSDWYYNQQPERSGRSMQTRHRSYSQDRLSEHRRQQQRAGGWPHSASQDTLFLLQQSGQGPQGEPYWSARDWEAGHDRGRSDYTRTRSENLLAQYDRHGRSLEMLDRASAGLVSSRSERQPWPQQASQPPHRTDAYPRPRCHTVVAQAPSVPRPSQSKHHPQSHNQTHSQPQQPVLQSRRLPAGQSMDEQQVGYRSYSPSFYRKTGRILQQAQSFRDPSYSGPHLNWNPVPKSGPPEGSSAPLIASASTPLVSVSPESQDRAYRPTNHERERGAVEGQPETAEQTPEVVLRQKPPTGRRNANRHPHYGITMDELEPSLFSPDPKDTNVHSGSTEDVAPRKANGNLAPLSLDNDSLASIPFIDEPTSPGADLRARHVPASSVVSSGMSSAPPVGTSPASPTFTFPLNRLFSHDCSSIKSSRRSSYVLAITTERSKSCDEGLNTFREERASLYRRLPKRVKSFFGDGTLDILATAEEVRSKRHSTSELGNINYSNIRREGWLQFKQILTEKGKKVGSGIRPWKRVYSVLQCHSLFLYKDKREAVLRGASIEGGAEDEQPISIRGCLVDIAYSETKRKHALRLTTQDFCEYLLQAEDREDMLEWIKVIRESNKMDSEELGSSRQALINKKLNDYRKQSPTSSKPDSSPRMHRMMPPFLLNKTENTAGAPRSPKQDGKDESSPPKSPWGINIMKKSKKAGPKAFGVRLEECQPGINNKFVPMIIEFCCGLVEEMGLEYTGIYRVPGNNAIVSLLQEQLNKGMDINPAEERWQDLNVVSSLLKSFFRKLPEPLFTNDKYNDFIDANRMENPSERLKTMKKLIRDLPDHYYHTLKFLISHLKTVADHSDKNKMEPRNLALVFGPTLVRTSEDNMKDMVTHMPDRYKIVETLVQHCIWFFTDELDKDEKTPVDTEDVQPAPNIDHLLSNIGRTALLGEASDSTNSDSAKSKGSWGSKKDLTAKDFLALSIMSAVTGRKRRKRHLARRVGSSTDDDSEHEPVKAGHLGMEEEEEAESPGGDTAPRAEGEEDEEEEDDDDDEEEEEEVVAGGEKEEADEEVVAVVPSRPCCKEEEEAGGRQTAILLQDEAVQAEEAKGPSWRAPEDARSIVSGYSTLSTLGRSLGSEGRGDDADDEHSELVSETDNESGFVSRSLTQERPSKEPTTPTNQPSSAPRSFLYSQCKPPLLSPMNLLTPAAPAVNSADSVERSEGGARSNTPSSSSSSNAHRLHSRPSFNSHKLIQCDTLARKKLKSEKSKVRSLDLPEFQVEGTGSGSDSAPKPKRDPSRTNASSGSSQESLRLSRPRPALPPSEAASFTPTGPGGRSLAEHVRARLLGSADDLRSVGLRKPPSPETRRKKRAWRRHTVVASPTETSDKRPPLSVNEFPLSPANQNQVKTQGADSLDHEPVTRQAPTSRFHQYL, encoded by the exons ATGGGCCAGAACCAGCTGGATAACTGGAGTTGCTGGCCAGGGTCTTCAAGCCCTTCGTCGCCCTTAGATAACAGATCCGGTGTGGCCAGCCCAGCCAGCTGGCAGGAGGGCCGGGCAGGTGAACCAGGTGGAGTGGGTCACAGCAGTCCATCGCACCGTACAGAGGAGATCCAGTACGGTATGACCAGCCAGCAACCTCAGGGTCAGACCAGGAGGCGCTCCTACTCTTCGTCTTCCTCATCTGGAGGTCTTCTGTCCAGTCCCCTGCAAGTCCACTACCCCAACCACCAGAGTGCCGGGTYCCAAGCACAGCCTCGCAAGTCCAGTACAGCCTGGACCAGTCCGCCGATGGCTCCTGTCCGCAACAGCCGCAGCGATCGCTGCCAGCAGGCTCTCTCCGACTGGTACTACAACCAGCAACCTGAGCGCTCGGGACGCAGCATGCAAACCCGCCACCGCAGCTACTCTCAAGACCGGCTCAGCGAGCACagaaggcagcagcagagggcAGGTGGCTGGCCACACAGCGCCTCTCAGGACACCCTCTTCCTACTGCAGCAGTCAGGGCAAGGACCTCAGGGTGAGCCCTACTGGTCCGCCAGAGACTGGGAGGCAGGACACGACAGGGGCCGCTCTGACTACACTCGGACACGCTCTGAAAATCTGCTGGCCCAGTACGATCGCCATGGCCGCTCGTTGGAGATGTTGGACCGAGCATCAGCTGGACTGGTTTCGTCTCGGTCTGAGAGGCAGCCGTGGCCCCAACAGGCTTCACAGCCACCCCACAGGACTGAcgcctacccaagaccaaggtGCCACACCGTCGTGGCGCAAGCTCCTTCAGTGCCTCGACCGTCGCAGTCTAAACACCACCCCCAAAGCCACAACCAGACCCACTCCCAGCCTCAGCAGCCCGTCCTCCAGAGCAGGCGGCTTCCTGCGGGGCAGAGCATGGACGAGCAGCAGGTGGGATATCGCAGCTACAGCCCGTCTTTTTACCGCAAGACAGGCCGCATCCTGCAGCAAGCTCAGTCCTTCAGGGACCCGTCTTACTCTGGCCCCCATTTGAATTGGAACCCAGTCCCCAAAAGCGGTCCCCCAGAGGGATCGTCAGCACCTCTCATTGCCTCTGCCTCTACACCCCTCGTTTCGGTCTCTCCAGAATCCCAGGACAGGGCATACAGGCCGACAAACCACGAGAGGGAACGAGGGGCCGTGGAGGGGCAGCCAGAGACAGCGGAGCAAACACCGGAAGTGGTGTTGAGGCAGAAACCCCCTACTGGGCGGAGAAACGCCAACAGACACCCTCACTACGGCATAACTATGGACGAACTAGAACCCTCATTGTTTTCTCCAGATCCCAAAGACACAAATGTTCACTCTGGCTCTACTGAAGACGTGGCCCCTCGcaaagcaaatggcaaccttGCTCCCCTTTCTTTAGATAACGACTCCCTGGCCTCCATCCCATTCATAG ACGAGCCAACCAGCCCGGGCGCTGATTTGCGTGCCCGCCACGTGCCGGCCTCCTCCGTCGTGTCCAGCGGCATGAGTTCAGCGCCCCCCGTGGGCACCAGCCCCGCCTCCCCCACCTTCACCTTCCCCCTCAATAGGCTCTTCTCACACGACTGCA GCAGTATTAAATCCAGTCGCCGTTCCTCCTATGTTCTAGCCATCACCACGGAGCGATCCAAGTCATGCGATGAAGGACTCAACACGTTCAGGGAGGAACGAGCCTC gctttaCAGAAGGCTGCCAAAAAGAGTGAAGAGTTTCTTTGGAGATGGG ACTCTGGACATCCTTGCAACAGCAGAGGAGGTTCGCTCCAAACGCCATTCCACCTCCGAACTGGGAAACATCAATTACAGCAACATACGGCGGGAAGGATGGCTGCAATTCAAGCAAATCCTCACCGAGAAGGGAAAG AAAGTCGGCAGCGGGATACGGCCGTGGAAGAGGGTGTATTCTGTCCTTCAGTGCCATTCGCTGTTCCTCTACAAAGACAAGCGGGAGGCGGTGCTCCGCGGCGCCTCGATTGAAGGCGGGGCCGAGGAcgagcagccaatcagcatccGGGGCTGCCTGGTGGACATCGCGTACAGCGAGACCAAACGCAAGCACGCCCTGCGGCTGACCACCCAGGACTTCTGCGAGTACCTGCTGCAGGCGGAGGACAGGGAGGACATGCTGGAGTGGATAAAGGTCATCAGAGAGAGCAACAAGATGGACAGCGAG gaGCTCGGATCCTCCAGACAGGCTCTCATCAATAAGAAGCTCAATGACTACAGAAAACAAAG TCCAACATCAAGTAAGCCAGATTCGTCTCCCCGGATGCACCGCATGATGCCTCCGTTCCTGCTCAATAAGACGGAAAACACAGCCGGAGCGCCGCGCTCCCCAAAACAAGACGGCAAAG ACGAGAGCAGCCCTCCGAAGTCTCCCTGGGGAATCAACATCATGAAGAAGTCGAAGAAAGCCGGACCCAAAGCGTTTGGTGTGAGACTGGAGGAATGTCAGCCTGGTATCAACAACAAG TTTGTCCCAATGATCATTGAGTTCTGCTGCGGTTTGGTGGAGGAAATGGGCCTGGAATACACCGGGATCTACCGGGTTCCCGGGAACAACGCCATAGTCTCGCTGCTTCAGGAACAGCTCAATAAGGGCATGGACATCAACCCTGCAGAAGAG AGGTGGCAGGACCTCAACGTTGTTAGTAGTTTACTCAAATCCTTCTTCAGGAAGCTTCCAGAGCCTCTCTTTACCAACG ACAAGTACAACGACTTCATTGATGCCAATCGGATGGAAAATCCATCGGAGCGACTGAAGACCATGAAGAAACTG aTCCGAGATCTTCCAGATCACTATTATCACACTCTGAAATTCCTGATCAGCCACTTGAAGACGGTTGCAGACCACTCCGACAAAAACAAG ATGGAGCCTCGTAACTTGGCTCTGGTGTTTGGGCCTACGTTGGTTCGAACCTCTGAGGACAACATGAAAGACATGGTCACCCACATGCCCGACCGCTACAAGATCGTTGAGACGCTCGTCCAACAT TGCATCTGGTTTTTCACAGATGAGCTCGACAAGGATGAGAAG ACACCAGTGGACACAGAGGACGTCCAACCCGCCCCCAACATCGACCACCTTCTGTCCAACATCGGCAGGACCGCTCTGCTCGGCGAGGCTTCGG ACTCAACCAACAGTGACTCAGCTAAATCAAAG GGATCATGGGGGTCAAAGAAAGACCTCACCGCCAAGGACTTCCTGGCTCTGTCCATCATGTCCGCCGTCACAGGCCGCAAGCGAAGGAAGCGCCACCTCGCCCGCCGCGTTGGAAGCAGCACCGATGACGACTCCGAGCACGAACCGGTGAAAGCGGGGCACCTTgggatggaggaggaagaggaggcagagtCGCCAGGAGGAGACACTGCTCCTCGAGCTGAGGGAgaagaggacgaggaggaggaagacgacgacgacgatgaggaggaggaggaggaagttgtAGCAGgtggagagaaagaggaggcaGACGAGGAAGTGGTAGCCGTTGTTCCCAGTCGGCCGTGCTgtaaagaggaagaggaggcaggaGGAAGGCAGACAGCTATTTTGTTGCAGGACGAGGCGGTGCAGGCGGAGGAGGCGAAGGGCCCGTCGTGGAGAGCGCCAGAGGACGCTCGCTCCATTGTCTCCGGCTACTCCACCCTTTCCACGTTAGGGCGAAGCTTGGGGTCAGAGGGCAGGGGCGACGATGCCGACGACGAGCACAGCGAGCTGGTGAGCGAGACGGACAACGAGAGCGGCTTCGTCTCGCGCTCCCTAACCCAGGAGAGGCCCAGCAAAGAACCGACGACGCCCACGAACCAGCCGTCATCGGCACCTCGCAGCTTCCTCTACTCCCAGTGCAAACCGCCGCTCCTCTCGCCCATGAACCTCCTCACCCCGGCAGCGCCGGCCGTTAACTCAGCCGACTCTGTCGAGAGGAGCGAAGGAGGAGCGCGCTCCAACAcgccttcctcttcctcctcctccaacgCTCACAGACTCCACTCACGGCCTTCCTTCAACTCCCACAAGCTGATCCAATGCGACACTCTGGCCAGAAAGAAACTGAAGTCGGAGAAGTCCAAAGTCCGCTCCCTGGACCTGCCGGAGTTCCAGGTTGAGGGGACCGGCTCCGGGTCCGACAGCGCACCAAAACCGAAGCGAGACCCCTCCAGAACGAACGCTTCCTCCGGCAGCAGCCAGGAGAGCTTGCGCCTGTCCCGGCCGAGACCCGCCCTGCCGCCCAGCGAAGCCGCCTCCTTCACCCCCACCGGCCCGGGCGGCAGGTCTCTGGCCGAGCACGTCCGGGCTCGCCTGCTGGGCTCCGCCGACGACCTGCGCAGCGTGGGGCTGCGAAAACCTCCATCACCCGAAACGCGGAGGAAGAAACGAGCGTGGCGGAGACACACCGTGGTGGCCTCACCCACCGAGACGTCCGACAAGAGACCCCCGCTGAGCGTCAATGAGTTCCCGCTCTCCCCCGCCAACCAAAACCAGGTGAAAACTCAAGGAGCAGACAGCCTGGACCACGAACCAGTTACACGCCAAGCCCCCACCTCCAGATTCCACCAGTACCTGTGA